The Amycolatopsis sp. NBC_01480 genome segment GCACCCACCCACCACCACACCCAGCCTGAACCCCACCCGCCCCACCCCGAAAACAGGGCCTGACCGGAAACCACACGTGGACGCGCTGGACCAGCCAGCACGACCCAGCACGCCCACACCCCAACCCAAGATCACCAACCCACACCAAGATCACCAACAAACTCATCGGTGGATCCAGGTTGAGCGCACCCAATGTGGCGTTGGTTGCGTGGAATCAGGGCTGGGCGCGGAGCGCCTCCGTTGAGGGTGGTGGTGGGGCAGGGCTGGAGCACCGAACGCCACGTTGGGGCGCATTACGCGCTGCCACCCCGCGGTGGTGGTGGCGGTGGGAGCAGGCCGGGTGATCAGTGACTTTGCCCGAGCCCGTCCCGGCGCACCCCATCCCGGCACGGGATGACAACGATGCCATTTTTTTCACCCGGTTCCCTGGAATCCGACCGGCCGGGTCACCTCCGGCGCCGACGTGGCCGGATCGTTCAGTCCTAAGTGGTCACTGCGTCTCCCTGTCGTTGCAACGTCCGAGTGAAGGGCCTGGCGGGATTCGCGGACGTTGCTAGCGTTGAGGCCGTCGTGCCGCGGCGAAGATGCCGCAGCAGGACCGGATCTCCGCAGGACGGCCAGCAGGGCGACACGACGGACGGTGATCCATGACCGCATCAGTGAAGGACATCCCGGTAGTTTCCGGACCGGTGGTTTCCAGACCAAGAACCAGTGAAGGAGCACAACCGTTGTCCCGCAAGGAAGAACCGGGCCTGGTCCTGAGCGTCGCCCTGACGACGGCCCTCGGGGTCGCCTGGGCGGCCGAGGTGGGCGTCGGCGTCGGGGTGAGCCTCGGGAACATGGTGACCGGCAACACGCGCAAACCGGTGCCCCGGTAGGCAATTCACCCCTCCGGCCCCTCCGGCTCAGCCGCACAGCCGAGCCCCTCGTGAGTGTTCATGCCGGTTCTAACCGTCATGAGCACTCACGAGCCCTTCAGCTCCAGATCGTCACATAAACCGGCGGCCGGAACCGCGAAGGCGGCACCCCGCTCCCAGGAGCCCGCATCACATGCATCGCCGCCGGGGTGCTCAGGAAGTGCCGCAACGAGTTGGCCGCGCCGGTGCGGCGGTCGGTGGGCAAGGTGGTTACGAACCAGCACACCGACATCGGCGTGTGGCGGGTCGGGACGACGGTCAGTTCGTGGCGGCGCAGTTGGGGGGCGACCAGGTGTTCCAGCGCCACCGAAACGCCGCCGCCGCTTGCCGCTGCGGACCAGGCGGCGGTCTGGTTCGGGAAGACCTGGATGGCGTCGTCGGGGACGCCCAGTCGGCGCAGCAGGCGGCCGGTGTCGCTGCCCGCGTCGGCGCCCGCCGGGTCCAGCAGCCAGGGCCAGTGCGCCGGGCTGCCCTGGTGGCGGCAGTGCGGCGAGCCGACCACGACCAGCGACGCGCGGAAGATCGGCATGCTGTCGAGGTCCTGCCCCGAGTCGCCGGTAAGACTGGGTCCGAGCGCGACGTCCGCCAGGCGGTTCGCGACCAGCACCGGCAGCTCCGACGTGCGGGCCAGGCCGGCCGACGCGTCGATCGAGTTCCCCGATCTCCGGGTGAACGCCTCCAGCAGCGGATTGGCGACGAACTCGGCGATCTCGCTGGTCACCGCCAGTTGCAGGCGCGCGGCGACGCCGTTGGCCTGCCGGACGGCGGCGTCGGCCTCCGCGCCCAGCGCCACCATCTGCGACGCGATCGGGAGCAGCCGGCTGCCGCCCGCGGTGAGCGTCATCCCGCCGGAGCGCTTGATCAGCAGCTTGTCGCCGTGGTGCTGGCGCAGCGCGGCCAGCGCCTGGGACACCGCGGGCTCGCTCACGCCCAGCGCCTTGGCCGCGTCGGTGACCGAGCCGAGCCTGGCGACCAGGACGAACGCGTTGAGCTGGCCCAGTGTCATCCGTAGATACTTTCTGCTCCCACCGGAGACTGGACATTACTCCTTAAGCAAACGGTTAATCCAGCGATGACCGGGCCCCGCGGCGGGCCTACCGTCGCGCCATGGACGACGACGCACGGCAGGTCCTGCGCGAGCTCTGGAGCGCCCGGGGCCGGCGCAGCGAAGACCTCGAAGCGGCTTGCGGCCCCCAGCGGACCTGCAAGAACATGTCCGCGGTCGGCTTCGACGGGCTGGCCGAGGGCGGCGACCTGCGGGACGCCTGGAAGACGCAGCTCGCCAAGGAGGGCAAGCTCAAGCCCGGCACCGGCACCGTCCGCGACCTGGTGCTCGGCGCGGACGAGAAGGCGTAGCGCGCGGGGATGGACTACCCGGACACCGTCGCCGGCCTCACCGGCTCGCTGCGCGACGGCGGCTACCTCGCCGACCGCGGCCTCGCCACCGCGCTGCTCGTCGCGCTCTCGCTGCACCGCCCGATCCTGCTGGAGGGCGAGGTCGGCGTCGGCAAGACCGAGGTGGCGAAAACGATCGCGGCGGTGTTCGAACGACGGCTGATCCGGCTCCAGTGCTACGAGGGCATCGACACCGCGCAGGCGCTCTACGAATGGGATTACGCCCGTCAGCTGCTGCAGATCCGCGCGCTGCAGGACCGCGAGGCCGCCGCGGACGAGGTGGTGGAGCAGCTGTTCGGGCCCAAGTTCCTGCTCGAACGGCCGCTGCTGGCCGCCGTCCGCGCCGGCGACCGCGCGGTGCTGCTGGTCGACGAGATCGACCGCGCCGACGACGAGTTCGAGGCCTTCCTGCTGGAGCTGCTGTCGGACTTCCAGGTGACCGTGCCCGAGGTCGGCACCATCGTCGCGCCGAGCCCGCCGCTGGTGGTGCTCACCTCGAACCGCACGCGGGAGCTGCACGACGCGCTCAAGCGCCGCTGCCTCTACCACTGGCTCGGCTACCCGCCCGCCGAGCGCGAGGTGGAGATCGTGCTGGTGCGCGAGCCCGGGGTGTCCGCGGCGCTGGCGCGCAAGGTGGTCGCCGCCGTGCAGCGGCTGCGCGAGCTGGACCTGGCCAAGCCGCCCGGGGTGGCCGAGACCATCGACTGGGCCCGCATGCTCCGGTTCCTCGGCGAGGACGAGCTGGACGAGCGCTCCGCCGCCGACACCCTCGGCGCCGTGGTGAAGGACCGCGACGACCTCGACGTGGTGCGCGAGCACCTCGCGGAAGTCACCTCCGGTGCCTGAGCGGGCCGCGCTGGTGCGGGTGCTCGTCGGCTTCGCCCGCGAGCTGCGGGAAGCCGGGCTGCCCGTCGGCTCCGGTGACGCGCTCACGTACTGCCGCGCGATGACCGCACTCGACCCGGCCGACCTGCTCGACCTCTACTGGGCCGGGCACAGCGCGCTGCTCAAACGGCACGAAGACGGGCCGCGGTACGACGAGGTGTTCCGCCGCTACTTCCTGGACGCCGAAGGCCCCGTGGCCGAGTTGCTGCAGCTCACCGCCGAGGCAGCGGACGACGCGACCCTCGCGTTGCCGGAGCCCGAGCGCACCGGCGATGAGCGGGAGACCGACACGCTGCTCGGGCTGGCCGCGTCCGATGTGGACACGTTGAAGCACAAGGCTTTCGGCGCCTGCACCGACGAAGAGCTGGCGGCGATCCGACGGATGATGGCGCGGATCCGGCTGACCCCACCGCGCCGTCGCACCCGACGCACGCGCCCCGCCCGCTCCGGCCGGGCACCGGATCTCCGACGGACCGTCCGCGATTCCCTGCGCAGCTTCGGCGAGCCCGGCGAGCTGCGCTGGCGGCAGCGCCGGACGCGGCTGCGCCCGTTGATCCTCATCCTCGACATCTCCGGTTCGATGGCCGACTATTCGCGCAATCTGCTGCAGTTCGCCTACTCCGCGCGTCACGCCGCGGCGAAGGTCGAGGTGTTCTGCTTCGGCACGCGACTGAGCCGGATCACCGACCGGCTGCGGACGCGTGACGTCGACGAGGCGCTGGCGCGCGCGGCCGAGGCGGTCGTCGATTGGGAGGGCGGGACGCGGATCGGGGCGTCGCTGGACGAGTTCGTCCGCACCTGGGGACGGCGCGGGCTGTGCCGCGGCGGCGTGGTGGTGATCTGCTCCGACGGGCTGGACCGCGGTGACCCGGACGTGCTGGCGAACGCGATGGCCCGGCTCTCCCGGCTGAGCCACCGTCTCGTGTGGACGAACCCGCACCGCGGCGCCGGCACGCTCGGCCTGATGATCGCCGCGCCGCACGTGGACCTACTGGTGTCGGGGCACGACCTGCACAGTCTGGAAGAGCTGGCGGCACTGCTGCCGGGGCTCGGTCAGGAGCAGCGGTGACACGGTGGAGTGTGGGCCTCGAGGCGGACGGCGACCGCGTGTTCACCCGCGAGGAGATCGTGGAGCTGGCCGACGCGGTCGCGCCCGCGGGCGGCATCGCGAGCGGGATCGGCACCAGCCGTTACGGCGCGCGGCTGCTGGTCGAGGCGCCGGACCGGGAGCGGGCCGTCGCGCTGGCGACCGCGGAGTTCCGCCGCGCCGCCGCGGCCGCCGGGCTGCCGCCAGGCCCGGTCGGCCGGGTGGAGGCCGTCGGCGAGGACGAGTGATCCGCCTCGGCCCGGCCGCCGGCTACCCGTTCGACGGCCCCCGCCTCCTCGGCGGCTGGACCCCGCCGCCGGTCGCCGCGGTGTATGCCGTGCTGTACAAACCGGACCCCGAGACCCGGCCCGAGCGGTACGCCGTGATCTACGTCGATCAGGCCGAAGACCTTACGCGCGAGCACTTCCCGTTCCGCCACCCACGCGCCGCCTGCTGGATCGCCCGCGCCGGCTCGCGCTGGAAGGTGCACATCTGCACCTACCAGGTCCCGGGCGGCCTGCCCGCGCACCGCGAGCAGATCGTCCGCGAGCTGACGGCGGTCTACCGTCCGCGCTGCAATGCCGAGCAGTTCGAGCCCAGCTGGCACGAGAACTGGATCGGGCACAGCCGTTGATCCTCCTGGCCCAAGGACTCGTGAGTGTTGAAGACGGTTAGAACCGGCGCAAACACTCACGAGTCCTTCCACCCGGGCCCTCAGCGGGGCGCGAACCCCACCGCGTCGTGAAGCCGGGACCGCCGCGTCCCCGAGGCAGGCCGGGCCGGTGGACGCGCCTCCGTCGGCGGAGCGTAGGTCGCGCCGACCACGATCTCTTCCGCCATCCCGTAAAGCAGCGGCAGCGCTCCCGCGACCACCCCGCCAGTGCGGTTGATGTGCGAGACACCCGGCACGATCGCCGCAGCGTGGACATTGATGCGGCGGACCGTTTCCGCGCAGTCCTCCAGATTCGCCGCAACCCGGGCGAGCAGCGTGCCCACCCAGAACAGGTACACCGCCAGCCCGGCGATCAGCAGCACGATGTCGGCCACGGTCAGGACGACCAGCGTGGTGGTCATGACTTCACCTTTCCGAGCACCCGGCCGAGGAACAGGTGGTGCTGCAGGCCTTCGGCGAGGACGGCGTCGACGCGGGCGGCCGTCTCCGGGATCAGCGTGGTGTGCTGGGTGTTCTCCGCGGCGCCGTGCAGGGTGTCGCGAATGCCCGCCACGCGGCGGTCGATGATCTTCACAAAATAGATCAGCAGGCTCAGCAGCGCGGCGACCGCCAGCACCACCACGAAACCGGCGATGATCGCGACCCACCACAGGGTCTGGTCCGTCGAGGACATGGCTAGCCTCCCAACCGCACGCGGCCGCGCCGCAGCCCGGCCACGATCACCTCGGCGTGGTCGATGGTGGTGCGCAGCCCGGTCAGCGCGGCGGTGTTCGCCTCGGCCGCCTTGAGCTGCTCGTCGATCAGCGGGGCCGCGCGGCCGATCGAGCGGACCAGCGCCAGGATCGGCACCACCAGCGCGACGACGGCCAGCACGACCACGACCCCGATCGCGAACCCGACGATCCAGCCCGCCGTCATGGCGCGCTCCTCTCCCGAAAACTGTCCATTGTGGTCACACCGTCTCGCAGAAGTCGCGCACCGGCTTGAGGCTCGCGTTCACCGAGGCGAGGGCGGCGGGCACCGGCGCGGTGCGCTCCGCGACCAGCGTGACCCCGCCCAGCACCGAGCCGAGCGTCCGCCGGACGTGGCGCAGGTGCAGGATGACGCGCAGCAGCCCGACGGCGGCGAACAGGATGATCAGCGCGGCCACGGCGAGCGTGGCCCAGGCGGCAGCAGGCATAGCGGGATTCCTTTCAGCCCAGGAGTTTCGCGACGCTGCCGGCGTACCGGGTCGCGCCGGCGGCCACTTCGTCGATGGTGCGGCCGGTGCGGGCGAGCGCCGCGGGCACCGGTTCCAGCCGCCCGGCGAGCTCACCACCGCCCGCGAGGATGTCGTCGGCCGCGGCGCGGATCCGCTCCACCGCGGCCAGGACCCGGTTGAGCAGGGCGATCACGACGGGCAGCACGACGAGCAGCAGCACGGCGTTGCCGATCCACCACAGGACCATGGTCGCCTCCTCAGGCCGGGGTACTCGGGTAGGGCAGGAAGAACCGGCGGAACACGCGTCTGAGCGCCATCAGCGCCGCCTGCAGCCCGATCCGGAACCCGCGGGCCGGGGCCGCGTGCCGGGCCGCCGGGTCCTCGCCGCGCTCGGCGCGCGCGATGCCGTCCTGCAGGTTCACCGCGAAGTCACGCATCAGCACCGAGGTGACGTCGGCGATCATGCCGCGGCCGTACTGCGCCGCGGCGCCGGAGATCTGCAGGTCCTGGTCGACGTCCACGCGTGTGCCGCTGCCGGAGCGGACCAGGGTCGCGGTGATGGTCATGCTCGCCTCGCCGCGGCCCTTCTCCTCCGAGCCGGCGGCGTCGACGACGATCCGCTGGGCCGCGTCGTCGCGCTCGGTGATCGTGGCCGTGCCGCCGAACCGCAGCGACACCGGCCCCATCCGCACGCTGACGCGGCCCTTGTACCGCTCGTCACCGAGGTCTTCGGTCAGCTCCGCGCCGGGCAGGCAGGCCGCGACCCGCGGCACGTCGTCGAAGAACCGCCACACCTTGTCCACCGGCTGCGCGACCTCGAACTGGTTCCGGATCAGCATCGGGTCTCCTTCTTCGCGTAAACGGCCGGGTCGCGCTGGAACTCGGCGCGGCAGCCGGAGCAGCAGAAGCTGTACTCGGCGCCCTCGTACTCGACCGGGTCCGCCGCGGGCACGGTCATGCCGCACACCGGGTCCACGGCCTCGGGCAACTCGGTGACAACGGCCACCGGCGCCGAACGAGCGGCCCGGGCCCGCACCAGCTCGGCCAGGATCGCGACGGCGATCTCCCGGTGCGACACGCGGCCCAGGTCCAGCCCGGCCGGCACCTGCACGCGGGCCAGGTCCTCGGCGGGCACACCGCGGTCGGCCAGGTAGCCGAGCACCGCCTGGCCACGGCGGAGCGAGGCGACCAGGCCGAGGTACGCGGGCCGGGCGGCCAACGCGCGCTCCATCGACTCTTCGTCGTTGTGCCCCTGCGTCGCGATGACCACAAAGGACTGTGCGGTCACGCCCGTGAACTCGGGATTCTCCAGCCGCTCGGCGCGCCAGCCCAGCGTCGCCGCCAGCTCGACGAGCGTGGTGGCCATCGGCGAACGCCCGACCACCACCAGGTGCGGCGCGGGCTCCACTGGCTCGATGTACACCTCCAGCGCCCCTTCGCTCTGGCACGAGATCGGCACCACGGTCATGCCGTCCGGCACCGCGGCGCCGAACTGGTCCGGGGTGCCGAGCAGCAGCAGCCGCGGCGTGCCCTCGGCGAGCGCCTGGCGGGCCTCGCGGACCACCGTCGGCTCGGCGCAGGCCCCGCCGATCCAGCCGCGCAGCTCGCCGGAGGCGGTGATGATCGCGCGGCAGCCTTCCTTGCCCGACGACGGTCCCTGCCGCCACACCACCGTGGCCAGCGCGAACGCCTCACCGCGGCGGGCCAGCTCCCCCGCCTGCTCCAGCACGCCCCAGCCGTCCGGCTCCGCCATGCCGCTCACCTCAGTCCGTCCGCACCGGCGGCGCGCCGGAGACGTCGCGCCGGTAGCGCAGCGCCTCCCACACCCGGTCGGGCAGCAGCGGCATGTCGATGTTGCGCACGCCGGCGTCGCCGATCGCGTCCATCACCGCGTTCACGAACGCCGCCGGCCCGCCGACCGCCGCGCACTCCCCCACACCCTTGGCACCGATCGGATGATGCGGCGACGGCGTGACGACCTCGCTGTGCAGCTCGAAACCGGGCGTCTCCCACGCGGTGGGCAGCAGGTAGTCCATGTAGTTCGAGCCGACGCAGTTGCCCTCGGCGTCGAAGGTGATGGACTGCATGTTGGACATCGCGTACGCCTCGGTCAGCCCGCCCATGATCTGGCCCTCGACGATCATCGGGTTGATCCGCACGCCGCAGTCGTCGACCGCGACCAGGTTCAGCACGTCCCACACCCCGGTCTCCGGGTCCACCTCCACGGTGGCGATGTAGACGGCGAACGGCCAGGTCAGGTTCGGCGGGTCGTAGTAGGCGTTGTTCTCCAGGCCCGGCTCCATGCCGTCGGGCATGTTGCCGTACGCGGCCATCGCGCACTCCTGGATCGTCACGCCGCGGTCCGGCGCGCTGCGCACGAAGAACCGGCCCAGCTCCCATTCGACGTCCTCTTCGGACACTTCCAGCAGGTGCGCGGCGAGCTTGCGCGCCTTGGCCCGGATCTTGCGCGACACCATGGAGATCGCCGCGCCCGCGACCGGCGTGCTACGGGAGGCGTAGGTGCCCATGCCGAACGGCGCGGTGTCGGTGTCGCCCTCCTCCACCGTGACGTCGTCGGCCGGGATGCCCAGCTCGTGGCTGACGATCTGGGCCCAGGTGGTCTCGTGGCCCTGGCCCTGGCTCTTCGCGCCGACCCGCAGCAGCGCCTTGCCGGTCATGTGCACCCGCAGCTCGGCGGAGTCGAACATCTTGATGCCGAGGATGTCGTACTCGCGGCTGTTGCCGGCGCCGAGCGGCTCGGTCATGGTGGAGATGCCGATGCCGAGCAGGCGCCCGCGCGAGCGCGCTTCTTCCTTCTGCCGCAGGAAGTCCTCGTAGCCGACCGCCTTGAGGCCGACGTCGAGGCAGGCCTCGGGCTGGCCGGAGTCGACCAGGAAGCCGAACGGCGTGCGGTGCGGGAAGGCGTCCGCCTTGACGAAGTTGAGCCGGCGGAACGCGGCCTGGTCCATCCCGAGGTCGGCGGCGGCCTGGTGGACCATGCGCTCCTGGAAGAACATCGCCTCGGTGACGCGGAACGAGCACCGGTACGCGACGCCGCCGGGCGCCTTGTTGCTGTACGTGCCGCGCGCGGTCAGGTGCGCGGCCGGGATGTCGTAACAGGCGAACGCCGAGTGCAGCAGCCCGATCTTGAACTTGCTCGGCTGGGCGTCGGCGAAAAACGCGCCGTGGTCGGCGTCGGCGTGGATGCGGACGCCGAGGATCTTGCCGTCCTCGCGCAGCGCCATCTCGCTGTCGAGGTACATGTCGCGGGCGAAGCCGGTGGAGATCAGGTTGCCGGTCTTGTCCTCGATCCACTTCACCGGCCGCTCCAGCAGGATGGAGCACAGGATCGCGCACACGTAACCCGGGTACACCGGCACCTTGTTGCCGAAGCCGCCGCCGATGTCCGGCGAGATGATCCGGATCAGGTGCTCGGGCAGCTCGGCCACCATCGACACCGCGGCGCGGATGATGTGCGGCGCCTGCGTGGTCATGTAGACGGTGAGCTTGCTGGTCGCGCGGTCGAAGTCCGCGACGGCGCCGCAGCACTCGATTGGCGAGGGGTGCGAGCGCGGATAATGCAGGCGCAGCTTCGAAATCCGGTCCGCCTGCTCGAACGCGCGGTCGGTGCCGGCCTTGTCCCCGACCTCCCAGTCGTAGATCACGTTGCCGGTCTGGCCGGCCTTGTCGTCGCGGATCACCGGCGCGCCCTCGGCCACGGCCTGGAGCGGGTTCACGATCACGGGCAGCGGCTCGTACTCGACGTCGATCGCCTCGCAGGCGTCCTTAGCGATGTACGGGTCGTCGGCGACCACGCAGGCGACCTCCTGGCCCTGGAAGCGCACCTTGTCGGTGGCGAGCACGGCCTGGGTGTCGTAGGAGAGCGTGGGCATCCACGCCAGGTTGCGCGTCGCGGCCATCTCGCCGGTCAGCACCAGCCGCACGCCCGGGATCGCCCAGGCCCGGCTGGTGTCGATCGACTTGATCCGCGCGTGCGCCAGCGGGCTGCGCAGGATCTCCAGGTGCAGCATGCCCGGCAGCACGATGTCGTCGGTGTAGTTGCCACGGCCGCGGATGAACCGGCTGTCCTCGACCCGCTTGCGGCTCGCGCCGAGCCCGCCGATCTTGTTCTCGTCCAGTGCCTGGGACACGTCGATCCTCCTATTCGGACCGCAGCGCGGCGGCGGCCCACAGCACCGACTTCACGATGTTCTGGTAACCCGTGCAGCGGCACAGGTTCCCCGACAGCGCCCAGCGGACGTCCTCTTCGGACGGTTCCTGGTTCTCGTCCAGCAGCGCCTTGGCCGAGAGCATCATCCCCGGCGTGCAGAAGCCGCACTGCAGGCCGTGCTCCTCGCGGAAGCCCTCCTGCAGCGGGTGCAGGCCGCTCTCGGTGGCCAGCCCCTCGACCGTGGTGACCTCGTGCCCGTCGGCCTGCACGCCGAGCATGGTGCACGACTTCACCGCGCGGCCGTCGACGAGCACGGTGCAGGCGCCGCAGTTCGTGGTGTCGCAGCCCATGTGCGTGCCGGTGAGCCGAAGTCCCTGGCGCAGCAGGTGGACCAGCAGCAGCCGCGGCTCGCACTCGACCACGCGCCGCTCGCCGTTCACGGTCACCGTCACGCGTCGTACTGGCACGTCGCCGGCGGCCTCTTCGCGGATTTCGTGGACACTGGTCATCTCACGCCGCCCTCTCCTTGGTGCGGCCCAGCGCGCGCACCACGAAGGTGCGCACCATGTGCCGTTTGAATTCGGCCGTGCCGCGGTGATCGGACTTCGGGCGCGCGGCTTGGGCAGCCAGCTCCGCCGCGTGCTCCACGGACTCCTCCGTGAGCGGCCCGCCGACCAGTGCGTGCCCGGCTTCGACGGCCTCGATGGTCGCGCCGCCCACTCCGGTGAGCGCGATGCCGGCCCGGGTCACCGTCTCCCCGGTGGTCTCGATCGCGACCGCGACGCCAACCGTGGCGAAGTCCCCGACCCGGCGTTCCAGCTTCAGGTAACCGCCGCCGGGAATGCCGCGGGGCGCGGGAATCACGGCCTCCACGGCGATCTCGTCCGGCGCCAGCGCGTTCTGGAACGGCCCGGTCACGAACTCGCGGGCCGGGATCGTCCGCCGTCCGCCCGGGCCGGCCGCGACGACCGAGCCGCCGAGCGCCAGCACCACCGCGGCCCAGTCGCCCTGCGGGTCGGCGTGGCACAGCGAGCCGACCAGGGTGCCGCGGTTGCGCACGATCGGGTCGGCGATCAGCGGCGCGGCCGCGGCCATCGTCGGCTGGGTGCTCTTGAGCAGCGCCGAGCGCTCGAGGTCGGCGTGCCGGCACAGCGCGCCGACGTGCAGCGCACCCGAGGCGTCCAGCTCGTGGTGTGCCAGGCCCGGCAGGTTGTTGATGTCCACCAGCAATGCGGGCGCGGCGAAGCGGAGTTTCATCAACGGCACCAGGCTCTGCCCGCCGGCCAGTACCTTGGCCTCGTCGCCGTGCTGGTGCAGCAGGTCGAGCGCCTCCGCCAGCGAGCGGGGCGCTTCGTAACGGAACCGGGACGGGTACACGCGGGCCCCTCAGTCTCGATCGGGCGGTTCGGGCACGGCGGTGGGGAGGGTGTCCTCCTCCGGCTCCGGGCGCGGGCGCTGGTGCGGGGGCCACGGCCCGGCGACCGGGCGGCCCGCCACCTTCAGGAAGTCGACCAGCTCGGGCCAGGCCCACACGGTCGGGCTCTTGCCCTCTTTCGGGGCGTCCTCGACGAGCTCGTACAGCCGCGGGTTGCCCCGGCTGTGCCCGTCGGACTCGATCCGCATGACGCGCACCCGCTTCCGCCGTTGGTCAGGTGCGGTGATGCTCCACCCGGGCGAACGCCGGGACAACGCGCGATTAACCCTTTGCTTAACCCCGCTATTGCGGGTGGCCGCGGCGGCGGGGACGATCGCTTTCATGCAGGTGCCGGCGCAGTTCGAGTACGAGCGGGCCTCGAGTGTCGAGCACGCGCTCGCGCTGCTGGCCAAGTACGGCCCGGAAAGCCGCGTGATCGCGGGCGGGCACAGCCTGATCCCGATGATGAAGCTGCGGCTCGCCCGGCCCGAGGCGCTGATCGACGTCAACGAGCTGGCCGAGCTGGCCACGATCGAAGCGGCCGGGGGCGAGCTGCGGATCGGCGCGCTGGTGCGGCACGCCGAGCTGCTCGCGTCCGAAGTCGCGGGAGAGCTGTTCCCGATCCTGCATGACGCGGAGCGGGTGATCGC includes the following:
- a CDS encoding LysR family transcriptional regulator; this encodes MTLGQLNAFVLVARLGSVTDAAKALGVSEPAVSQALAALRQHHGDKLLIKRSGGMTLTAGGSRLLPIASQMVALGAEADAAVRQANGVAARLQLAVTSEIAEFVANPLLEAFTRRSGNSIDASAGLARTSELPVLVANRLADVALGPSLTGDSGQDLDSMPIFRASLVVVGSPHCRHQGSPAHWPWLLDPAGADAGSDTGRLLRRLGVPDDAIQVFPNQTAAWSAAASGGGVSVALEHLVAPQLRRHELTVVPTRHTPMSVCWFVTTLPTDRRTGAANSLRHFLSTPAAMHVMRAPGSGVPPSRFRPPVYVTIWS
- a CDS encoding AAA family ATPase, translating into MDYPDTVAGLTGSLRDGGYLADRGLATALLVALSLHRPILLEGEVGVGKTEVAKTIAAVFERRLIRLQCYEGIDTAQALYEWDYARQLLQIRALQDREAAADEVVEQLFGPKFLLERPLLAAVRAGDRAVLLVDEIDRADDEFEAFLLELLSDFQVTVPEVGTIVAPSPPLVVLTSNRTRELHDALKRRCLYHWLGYPPAEREVEIVLVREPGVSAALARKVVAAVQRLRELDLAKPPGVAETIDWARMLRFLGEDELDERSAADTLGAVVKDRDDLDVVREHLAEVTSGA
- a CDS encoding vWA domain-containing protein, whose amino-acid sequence is MPERAALVRVLVGFARELREAGLPVGSGDALTYCRAMTALDPADLLDLYWAGHSALLKRHEDGPRYDEVFRRYFLDAEGPVAELLQLTAEAADDATLALPEPERTGDERETDTLLGLAASDVDTLKHKAFGACTDEELAAIRRMMARIRLTPPRRRTRRTRPARSGRAPDLRRTVRDSLRSFGEPGELRWRQRRTRLRPLILILDISGSMADYSRNLLQFAYSARHAAAKVEVFCFGTRLSRITDRLRTRDVDEALARAAEAVVDWEGGTRIGASLDEFVRTWGRRGLCRGGVVVICSDGLDRGDPDVLANAMARLSRLSHRLVWTNPHRGAGTLGLMIAAPHVDLLVSGHDLHSLEELAALLPGLGQEQR
- a CDS encoding SRPBCC family protein; the protein is MLIRNQFEVAQPVDKVWRFFDDVPRVAACLPGAELTEDLGDERYKGRVSVRMGPVSLRFGGTATITERDDAAQRIVVDAAGSEEKGRGEASMTITATLVRSGSGTRVDVDQDLQISGAAAQYGRGMIADVTSVLMRDFAVNLQDGIARAERGEDPAARHAAPARGFRIGLQAALMALRRVFRRFFLPYPSTPA
- a CDS encoding XdhC family protein, producing MAEPDGWGVLEQAGELARRGEAFALATVVWRQGPSSGKEGCRAIITASGELRGWIGGACAEPTVVREARQALAEGTPRLLLLGTPDQFGAAVPDGMTVVPISCQSEGALEVYIEPVEPAPHLVVVGRSPMATTLVELAATLGWRAERLENPEFTGVTAQSFVVIATQGHNDEESMERALAARPAYLGLVASLRRGQAVLGYLADRGVPAEDLARVQVPAGLDLGRVSHREIAVAILAELVRARAARSAPVAVVTELPEAVDPVCGMTVPAADPVEYEGAEYSFCCSGCRAEFQRDPAVYAKKETRC
- a CDS encoding aerobic carbon-monoxide dehydrogenase large subunit, translated to MSQALDENKIGGLGASRKRVEDSRFIRGRGNYTDDIVLPGMLHLEILRSPLAHARIKSIDTSRAWAIPGVRLVLTGEMAATRNLAWMPTLSYDTQAVLATDKVRFQGQEVACVVADDPYIAKDACEAIDVEYEPLPVIVNPLQAVAEGAPVIRDDKAGQTGNVIYDWEVGDKAGTDRAFEQADRISKLRLHYPRSHPSPIECCGAVADFDRATSKLTVYMTTQAPHIIRAAVSMVAELPEHLIRIISPDIGGGFGNKVPVYPGYVCAILCSILLERPVKWIEDKTGNLISTGFARDMYLDSEMALREDGKILGVRIHADADHGAFFADAQPSKFKIGLLHSAFACYDIPAAHLTARGTYSNKAPGGVAYRCSFRVTEAMFFQERMVHQAAADLGMDQAAFRRLNFVKADAFPHRTPFGFLVDSGQPEACLDVGLKAVGYEDFLRQKEEARSRGRLLGIGISTMTEPLGAGNSREYDILGIKMFDSAELRVHMTGKALLRVGAKSQGQGHETTWAQIVSHELGIPADDVTVEEGDTDTAPFGMGTYASRSTPVAGAAISMVSRKIRAKARKLAAHLLEVSEEDVEWELGRFFVRSAPDRGVTIQECAMAAYGNMPDGMEPGLENNAYYDPPNLTWPFAVYIATVEVDPETGVWDVLNLVAVDDCGVRINPMIVEGQIMGGLTEAYAMSNMQSITFDAEGNCVGSNYMDYLLPTAWETPGFELHSEVVTPSPHHPIGAKGVGECAAVGGPAAFVNAVMDAIGDAGVRNIDMPLLPDRVWEALRYRRDVSGAPPVRTD
- a CDS encoding (2Fe-2S)-binding protein, with amino-acid sequence MTSVHEIREEAAGDVPVRRVTVTVNGERRVVECEPRLLLVHLLRQGLRLTGTHMGCDTTNCGACTVLVDGRAVKSCTMLGVQADGHEVTTVEGLATESGLHPLQEGFREEHGLQCGFCTPGMMLSAKALLDENQEPSEEDVRWALSGNLCRCTGYQNIVKSVLWAAAALRSE
- a CDS encoding FAD binding domain-containing protein — translated: MYPSRFRYEAPRSLAEALDLLHQHGDEAKVLAGGQSLVPLMKLRFAAPALLVDINNLPGLAHHELDASGALHVGALCRHADLERSALLKSTQPTMAAAAPLIADPIVRNRGTLVGSLCHADPQGDWAAVVLALGGSVVAAGPGGRRTIPAREFVTGPFQNALAPDEIAVEAVIPAPRGIPGGGYLKLERRVGDFATVGVAVAIETTGETVTRAGIALTGVGGATIEAVEAGHALVGGPLTEESVEHAAELAAQAARPKSDHRGTAEFKRHMVRTFVVRALGRTKERAA